A window of Verrucomicrobiia bacterium contains these coding sequences:
- a CDS encoding glycosyltransferase, which produces MIDRRAFYEERAAARVRETDRYYQRALRNYFTFLVPPNLRVLEVGCGIGDLLAAVKPSRGLGVDFSPAMLKLARERHPDLEFQLADATEFSSEEKFDYIILSDLVNDLPDVQALLEHLQKVSTSDTRLVLNFFNNLWRPILGSAEKIGAKAPTVLQNWLSTDDMVNLLHLAGWEVIKTDTRLLWPAGTPLVAPLLNRWAAPIVPHFCVTVAIVARPKPRPAERPEYRCSVVIPARNEAGNIEAAVQRTPEMGLGTEIIFIEGHSKDNTWEEIQRVAAKYPQRQIKILKQQTKGKGGAVREAFAVATGDILFILDADLTMPPEELPKFYEVARSGTAQFVNGVRLVYPMEEEAMQFLNMIANKAFGLSFSWLLGQNLKDTLCGTKVLFRADYEAIARNRAYFGDFDPFGDFDLIFGAAKLNLRMVDLPIRYRARTYGSTNIHRWSHGWLLLRMVLFAARRMKFLK; this is translated from the coding sequence ATGATTGACCGCCGAGCGTTTTACGAAGAGCGCGCCGCCGCCCGGGTGCGGGAAACGGACCGCTATTATCAACGCGCGTTGCGGAATTATTTCACGTTTCTCGTGCCGCCGAATTTGCGCGTGCTCGAAGTTGGCTGTGGCATCGGTGATCTGCTGGCGGCGGTAAAACCTTCACGCGGCCTCGGCGTGGATTTCAGTCCCGCCATGTTGAAGCTCGCGCGCGAGCGCCATCCCGATCTGGAATTTCAACTCGCCGATGCCACGGAATTTTCGTCCGAAGAAAAATTCGATTACATCATCCTGTCCGATCTTGTGAACGATCTGCCGGATGTCCAGGCGTTGCTCGAGCATCTGCAAAAAGTTTCGACTTCTGACACGCGGCTGGTCCTGAATTTCTTCAACAACCTGTGGCGGCCGATTCTGGGCAGCGCGGAAAAAATCGGCGCGAAGGCCCCGACCGTTTTGCAAAACTGGCTTTCCACCGATGACATGGTGAACCTGTTGCATCTCGCCGGGTGGGAAGTCATCAAGACCGACACGCGTTTGCTGTGGCCCGCGGGCACGCCACTTGTCGCGCCATTATTGAATCGCTGGGCGGCGCCGATCGTGCCGCATTTTTGTGTGACGGTTGCCATCGTTGCGCGGCCAAAACCGCGTCCCGCTGAACGTCCCGAATATCGTTGCTCGGTCGTCATTCCCGCGCGCAACGAAGCTGGCAACATCGAAGCCGCCGTGCAGCGCACGCCGGAGATGGGCCTGGGCACGGAAATTATTTTCATCGAAGGCCACTCGAAAGATAATACGTGGGAGGAAATCCAGCGCGTCGCCGCGAAATATCCGCAGCGGCAAATTAAAATTCTCAAGCAACAGACCAAAGGCAAAGGCGGCGCGGTGCGCGAAGCGTTTGCCGTTGCCACGGGCGATATTCTTTTCATTCTCGACGCAGACCTGACGATGCCGCCGGAGGAGTTGCCCAAGTTTTACGAAGTCGCGCGTTCGGGCACGGCGCAATTCGTGAACGGCGTGCGGCTGGTTTATCCGATGGAAGAGGAAGCGATGCAATTTCTCAACATGATCGCGAACAAAGCTTTTGGCCTGAGTTTTAGCTGGCTGCTCGGCCAGAACCTCAAGGACACGCTTTGCGGAACCAAGGTTTTGTTCCGCGCCGATTATGAAGCCATCGCCCGCAACCGCGCCTACTTCGGCGACTTCGATCCGTTCGGCGATTTCGATTTGATTTTCGGCGCGGCGAAATTGAATCTGCGCATGGTGG